A stretch of Triticum aestivum cultivar Chinese Spring chromosome 1D, IWGSC CS RefSeq v2.1, whole genome shotgun sequence DNA encodes these proteins:
- the LOC123183209 gene encoding CTP synthase isoform X1: protein MKYVLVTGGVVSGLGKGVTASSIGVLLKACGLRVTSIKIDPYLNTDAGTMSPFEHGEVFVLDDGGEVDLDLGNYERFLDIKLTRDNNITTGKIYQAVINKERKGDYLGKTVQVVPHITDEIQDWIERVAMNPVDGTDKPADVCVIELGGTIGDIESMPFIEALGQFSYRVGPGNFCLVHVSLVPVLTVVGEQKTKPTQHSVRGLRGLGLMPDILACRSTQPLEENVKLKLSQFCQVPVSNIVNLHDVTNIWHIPLLLRDQRAHEAILKVLGLWCVGKVPQEPKLSEWTERASRFDKLKSPVRIAMVGKYTGISDSYLSILKALLHASVALDRKLVVDWVPSCDLEDSAAVETPDAYEKAWGLLKGANGVLVPGGFGDRGVQGKILAAKHARENNVPYLGICLGMQIAVIEYARSVMKLRDANSTEFDPAAKTPCVIFMPEGSKTHMGATMRLGSRRTFFQVNNCKSAKLYANANYVDERHRHRYEVNPDMVSEFEKAGLSFVGRDESGRRMEIIELPTHKFFVGTQFHPEFNSRPGKPSPLFLGLIAASSGQLEHLLQRTSGAVSSPTRCIAGPGAPKTKLRMNGLVSTYFANGSSIHI, encoded by the exons ATGAAGTATGTGCTGGTGACCGGCGGCGTGGTGAGCGGCCTGGGCAAGGGCGTGACGGCCAGCAGCATCGGCGTCCTCCTCAAGGCCTGCGGCCTCCGCGTCACCTCCATCAAGATCG ATCCCTACCTCAACACCGATGCCGGAACCATGTCCCCCTTCGAGCACGGCGAGGTCTTCGTCCTCGACGACGGCGGCGAG gtggacttggatcttgGAAATTACGAGCGGTTTCTGGACATCAAGCTGACTCGCGACAACAACATAACCACTGGAAAGATCTACCAG GCTGTTATTAACAAAGAACGAAAAGGAGACTACCTGGGAAAAACTGTTCAG GTTGTGCCGCACATTACCGATGAAATACAAGACTGGATTGAACGTGTGGCGATGAATCCGGTTGATGGCACAGATAAGCCAGCTGATGTTTGTGTCATTGAACTTGGTGGCACTATAG GGGACATCGAATCAATGCCTTTTATCGAAGCATTGGGTCAATTTTCGTACCGCGTAG GACCTGGAAACTTTTGCCTGGTTCATGTTAGTCTTGTACCAGTCCTAACTGTAGTTGGTGAACAG AAAACAAAGCCTACCCAGCATAGTGTCCGCGGACTAAGAGGACTTGGGTTGATGCCTGATATCTTGGCATGCCGCAGTACTCAG CCACTGGAAGAAAATGTGAAACTGAAACTCTCGCAGTTTTGCCAAGTTCCG GTTTCAAACATCGTTAATCTCCATGATGTAACAAACATCTGGCACATCCCTTTGTTGCTCAGG GATCAGAGAGCCCATGAAGCTATTTTGAAGGTTCTGGGCCTTTGGTG TGTGGGGAAAGTGCCTCAAGAACCTAAGTTGTCTGAATGGACTGAAAGAGCCAGCAGATTCGACAAACTGAAATCTCCG GTCAGGATTGCCATGGTTGGAAAATATACCGGCATATCGGATTCCTACCTGTCTATTTTGAAG GCTCTTCTGCATGCGTCGGTTGCTTTGGACAGGAAACTGGTAGTGGACTGGGTTCCTTCATGTGATCTTGAAGATTCTGCTGCTGTAGAG ACGCCTGATGCCTATGAGAAAGCATGGGGTCTACTAAAG GGTGCAAACGGCGTACTAGTTCCGGGAGGCTTTGGAGACAGAGGTGTCCAGGGAAAAATTCTTGCTGCAAAACATGCGCGAGAAAACAACGTTCCGTATCTCGGCATTTGCTTGGGCATGCAAATTGCAGTGATCGAGTATGCGCGTTCTGTCATGAAGCTGCGTGATGCTAATAGCACGGAGTTTGATCCAGCTGCAAAAACACCATGTGTTATCTTCATGCCAGAG GGCTCCAAAACTCACATGGGTGCAACGATGCGCCTCGGTTCAAGGAGGACATTTTTCCAGGTCAACAACTGCAAATCTGCTAAACT GTATGCCAATGCTAACTATGTAGACGAACGACACCGCCACAGATACGAG GTGAATCCTGACATGGTCTCAGAATTTGAGAAAGCAGGGCTTTCTTTCGTGGGCAGGGATGAAAGCGGGAGACGCATGGAG ATTATTGAGCTACCAACTCATAAGTTTTTCGTGGGCACGCAATTTCATCCTGAATTTAACTCTAGGCCTGGAAAGCCATCACCACTTTTCTTAG GATTGATCGCTGCGTCGTCTGGACAGCTAGAGCACCTGCTTCAGCGTACTTCCGGTGCTGTCAGCTCACCGACCAGGTGCATCGCCGGTCCCGGAGCCCCTAAGACGAAGTTAAGGATGAACGGCCTGGTGTCGACGTACTTCGCGAATGGCAGCAGTATTCACATCTAG
- the LOC123183209 gene encoding CTP synthase 2 isoform X2, with product MKYVLVTGGVVSGLGKGVTASSIGVLLKACGLRVTSIKIDPYLNTDAGTMSPFEHGEVFVLDDGGEVDLDLGNYERFLDIKLTRDNNITTGKIYQAVINKERKGDYLGKTVQVVPHITDEIQDWIERVAMNPVDGTDKPADVCVIELGGTIGDIESMPFIEALGQFSYRVGPGNFCLVHVSLVPVLTVVGEQKTKPTQHSVRGLRGLGLMPDILACRSTQPLEENVKLKLSQFCQVPVSNIVNLHDVTNIWHIPLLLRDQRAHEAILKALLHASVALDRKLVVDWVPSCDLEDSAAVETPDAYEKAWGLLKGANGVLVPGGFGDRGVQGKILAAKHARENNVPYLGICLGMQIAVIEYARSVMKLRDANSTEFDPAAKTPCVIFMPEGSKTHMGATMRLGSRRTFFQVNNCKSAKLYANANYVDERHRHRYEVNPDMVSEFEKAGLSFVGRDESGRRMEIIELPTHKFFVGTQFHPEFNSRPGKPSPLFLGLIAASSGQLEHLLQRTSGAVSSPTRCIAGPGAPKTKLRMNGLVSTYFANGSSIHI from the exons ATGAAGTATGTGCTGGTGACCGGCGGCGTGGTGAGCGGCCTGGGCAAGGGCGTGACGGCCAGCAGCATCGGCGTCCTCCTCAAGGCCTGCGGCCTCCGCGTCACCTCCATCAAGATCG ATCCCTACCTCAACACCGATGCCGGAACCATGTCCCCCTTCGAGCACGGCGAGGTCTTCGTCCTCGACGACGGCGGCGAG gtggacttggatcttgGAAATTACGAGCGGTTTCTGGACATCAAGCTGACTCGCGACAACAACATAACCACTGGAAAGATCTACCAG GCTGTTATTAACAAAGAACGAAAAGGAGACTACCTGGGAAAAACTGTTCAG GTTGTGCCGCACATTACCGATGAAATACAAGACTGGATTGAACGTGTGGCGATGAATCCGGTTGATGGCACAGATAAGCCAGCTGATGTTTGTGTCATTGAACTTGGTGGCACTATAG GGGACATCGAATCAATGCCTTTTATCGAAGCATTGGGTCAATTTTCGTACCGCGTAG GACCTGGAAACTTTTGCCTGGTTCATGTTAGTCTTGTACCAGTCCTAACTGTAGTTGGTGAACAG AAAACAAAGCCTACCCAGCATAGTGTCCGCGGACTAAGAGGACTTGGGTTGATGCCTGATATCTTGGCATGCCGCAGTACTCAG CCACTGGAAGAAAATGTGAAACTGAAACTCTCGCAGTTTTGCCAAGTTCCG GTTTCAAACATCGTTAATCTCCATGATGTAACAAACATCTGGCACATCCCTTTGTTGCTCAGG GATCAGAGAGCCCATGAAGCTATTTTGAAG GCTCTTCTGCATGCGTCGGTTGCTTTGGACAGGAAACTGGTAGTGGACTGGGTTCCTTCATGTGATCTTGAAGATTCTGCTGCTGTAGAG ACGCCTGATGCCTATGAGAAAGCATGGGGTCTACTAAAG GGTGCAAACGGCGTACTAGTTCCGGGAGGCTTTGGAGACAGAGGTGTCCAGGGAAAAATTCTTGCTGCAAAACATGCGCGAGAAAACAACGTTCCGTATCTCGGCATTTGCTTGGGCATGCAAATTGCAGTGATCGAGTATGCGCGTTCTGTCATGAAGCTGCGTGATGCTAATAGCACGGAGTTTGATCCAGCTGCAAAAACACCATGTGTTATCTTCATGCCAGAG GGCTCCAAAACTCACATGGGTGCAACGATGCGCCTCGGTTCAAGGAGGACATTTTTCCAGGTCAACAACTGCAAATCTGCTAAACT GTATGCCAATGCTAACTATGTAGACGAACGACACCGCCACAGATACGAG GTGAATCCTGACATGGTCTCAGAATTTGAGAAAGCAGGGCTTTCTTTCGTGGGCAGGGATGAAAGCGGGAGACGCATGGAG ATTATTGAGCTACCAACTCATAAGTTTTTCGTGGGCACGCAATTTCATCCTGAATTTAACTCTAGGCCTGGAAAGCCATCACCACTTTTCTTAG GATTGATCGCTGCGTCGTCTGGACAGCTAGAGCACCTGCTTCAGCGTACTTCCGGTGCTGTCAGCTCACCGACCAGGTGCATCGCCGGTCCCGGAGCCCCTAAGACGAAGTTAAGGATGAACGGCCTGGTGTCGACGTACTTCGCGAATGGCAGCAGTATTCACATCTAG